TCTAGAAGAACGTATTTCTTTTTTTCAAAAAGTAATAGACGAGGCAAGGAAGTCGGCAGCGAGCGATACAAAAAGCTCAGCCGGCGATAAGCATGAAACAGGGAGAGCCATGGCTCAACTTGAACAGGAGAAGAATGCTGTTCAGCTAGCCGAAGTCAATAAGTTATTTGTTTTTGTTGGAAATATTAACCCTACTTACGAGCATACTAAAATTGCAGTTGGGTCATTGATTTCTACTTCAATAGGAGATTTTTATCTTTCAGTTGGCCTTGGGAAGATGATTGTTA
The sequence above is drawn from the Flavobacteriales bacterium genome and encodes:
- a CDS encoding 3-oxoacyl-ACP synthase → MNKIDVHKQCLLVLEERISFFQKVIDEARKSAASDTKSSAGDKHETGRAMAQLEQEKNAVQLAEVNKLFVFVGNINPTYEHTKIAVGSLISTSIGDFYLSVGLGKMIV